Genomic window (Vigna radiata var. radiata cultivar VC1973A chromosome 1, Vradiata_ver6, whole genome shotgun sequence):
CAACCTGGGGTCGGCTTATAAAACTGATCTCACCACCCATCAGTTCAACCAGGCACTTGCTTATACTCAAGCCAATCCCAGTACCACCATAATGTCTTGAGGTTGAGCTGTCTGCCTGTACAAATGGCATGAAAATCTTATCTTGAGCTATGAAAGGAATTCCATTCCCAGTGTCCTCCACACTCACCATCAAGGTGACTTGCTCATAGGATTCACTGGCCACCTTTTTAACTGAATCatcaaagaaaaattcttcATCGGCAATCAGATGCTTAAAATTGTCCCAGCTGTTCCGTTCATCAGCTGCTTCATGTCCGCTTAGAGTTTTGAAATTATAACCACCGCTAGACACATGCACAACTTCATCTGATCTTCCATTGAGAAAAGTCTCCATTTTCCCATTCATTGTGGACATCCTATTTTCAGCTAGATGGACTTTTACCAATATATGTCCTCGCTCAGTGAACTGCAAGATTATAATCAGTAATGTTACAGCAAATTACCGTGTTAATAAATTACTTGTTACAATAACGATTCAAACATCCTCCCTACagttaaaaaattgaacaaagtTATGCTAGAAACACATTCCGAACACACATACATGTTAGTAATGCAAATATGCACATAACATTAGAGAAGTTAACTTTGAAAAATTCACTTACTTTAACTGAATTGCCAACAAGGTTTGTTACTATTTGTCTGAATCTTCCAGGATCTCCCATGACAATATCTGGAACTTTATCAGAAACAAATACTGCCAGCTATGGTTCCCAAAACCATATTATGTCCAAGCCAGAAGAATTGTGAATAGGAACCCCAGTAGCCACATTGCCACCGAAAGACATACGAAATGAGATCATTAGTTCAATACAAAAATAGATTATGAAATTCTGCAACTCATAAAGTTAAATGACCTTCACAACAATTTAGCAACTAGACATACCTCTAAACCTTTGTGCCGAGACTTCTcagagaaaagagaaagcaCATCATCAAGTATGGATCGAATGTCAAATGGAACTGTTTCCAGCTCTAACTTGCCAGCTTCAATTTTGGCACGGTCAAGCACCTCATTTATCAATGCTATCAGAGCCATCCCACATGCTTGAGCAGTCTGAGCATAATCTAGTTGAGTGGAACTCAATTCTGTGCCTAGAAGCAGACCGAGCATTCCTACAGTAACATGGAGTTTGAAGATAGCATCACTAATAGTAATGAGAAAGTTggtaaaaaaagaaatgttacTTTTTAGGGGCAGAGAAAATTCGGATGTTACCTAAAATGCCATTCATGGGTGTTCTGATTTCATGAGAAACAGTGGCTAGAAACtgatattatagaaaaataaaaaataaaaacaattttagtgATCATGGAGCCATAAAAGGAACTAATAAACTGTGCTAACTTAAGCAAGGAAAAGAACCTGTGACTTGGCAATATCAGCTGATTCTGCACGGACTTTTAGTTCTGCCATTTTATGAAAATCATCCTCTACTTTGACAATACGATTTCCAGCACTATACAAAATATAACCCACTAATAAAAGAATCACAAAAAATAAGAATGCCGTGGTAAGTGCTATCCAGTTTGTCGGTGCCTTCTGGTGATACCTGTTTAAAAACTTGATGATAAGCATCTGCTGACCAAACATTTTACAAAAGGTACAACAGCCAGAGGCACCTACCTACATATCATTTTATGTTTCCTGTATGGATCTCCAAAATCAAGCTTACTTTCATGGACAAGAGACATGTCACCTTCTTCATCTTGCTTCCCATACATGATTAAGGGATCAGTAAAGTTTGTGATGTCATATACGTTCACCAAAATTGCTTGGTTCCCAGCAAGTTGACCAAGTAAATTCTCCACGAGGGACTCAACATCAAAGGATCCTCCAACATATCTGCTTCCAATTAAAAGTTTCAGCACCACCATGGAATTCAGAAGCTTGTGGATAACATAAAGCCATCAGATTGAACCAAAACTAACAAATTCTACAGGTTTTCTACAGAGGAATTATGGAAATCCAACCACAaaccagaaaagaaaaaaaaaaaaaaagaccagtAGCACAAAAGTAACTGTTACAATGGATATGAAACAGAAGTGAGTATCATGTCTTAGGTCTTCATTACAGGTAAATGCAGTAGTAATGGACACAGTAGCCGGAGTAAGTCTGTCCTTTATCATGTATTGACATTTAGAGGAATTATAAGGGTTACAAACTGAGTCTTGAACTTGAAATAGGTGAGATATTCAgtagaattataattattatcaactatataaagaaaaatgtatcACTTAGGCATTAATCCACCTCAGATTTTAACCATCCCTCATCCTCTTACTACTCATATGAGCCACATGACAAACAGCAAAATGTTGTGAAAACAAACTTGGCACAAGCCATAAAAGAATTCACAAGGACATACCCTGCTGTTGCTTTAATGCGCTCTTCCATTGTTGGCTTTGTAGGGAGCTTAGATTTATAAACAGGAAATGTCAAAACCACACCAAGATGATGAGAACCCAACAGCTTAAAAGGGCTAGTGAGAACCGCTTTCCCAGTGGCCCTAGCCCTCAAAATATTCTCTCGGTCCTCCTGCATCACACATCAGATAAACTAAAGTCAGAAAGTTATAGACTGATTatataagcaaaaaaaaatgttgaaaaggTTTGCAATTTACCTCCCCGGACATCATATCAAGAGATTCGAGGTAAGAAAGAGTTTCTTGTGCAAATATCACCGGTGCATACTCATCTCTAACCTGAGAAGGCTTTCTTTCCATTGTCTTTATAACCCATCCATGTTGCTTCTCAAATGATTCTCTCTCGGAGTTAACCACTCTTTGTGCATAGGCCACTCCACTGAGCAATGGTCTTTCAAATGCTGTCCTGGCTGTATACTCTGCAAAGGTTTCCTGGTGAGCAACAAACAATAGTCAAGATATGTAAAAATCTGAGTAGAAAAACCACAAGATTGCATTAGAAGAAAtcagaaataagaaaaaaacaaacccAACATGTCATAACTAGTTCCAAGCACAGAGCACAATGAAAGATCAAACACAAACCTGGTCAATTGCAGAAGGTGTTCTGTAGTAATGGAAGGTTGAAACAAGGATGGCAAGGGCATGGACATGGTTGACACTGACACTGAATTGATCTTGCAGCATTCTTGCCCTTTGATCACAGAGGCTGCCGAGCACCTCTTTTCTTCTGACTTTAGTGTCAGCATCCATTTTAGTATAGATGCACCAACCAATTAGAGCCATGAGAAGGATCCACAGCATCAAAAGCTTGGGAAGCCATGCCCTATGTGCCTGAATGAAAGTGTTCTTTCCATTGCTCCCTGCTTGCTCACTCTTCATCTTCAAACCAAGACCTATCACCAACAATTTCTCTCTGCCCCTATCTTTCTTTCCTATTCATTATCTATAAAAATTTGGAAGAAACCCAAAAATAATTGTGGTTAGTGCTTATGTAGGAGGACTACACTTTGTTTAAAGCTGAAAGCTGAAAGTGCTGGCAAAAAATCATACACTTTTCTCTGATGGTTGCAACAAAAAGGTCACAGATCAAAACTCTATGTACGGCATCATTGCGGCATTGTTTTGCGCGATTCAAAACTCAGAAAGAAGACGCAAAAGCAAACCAAGCACAATGAATGATTGACCAATTGggtaaattattttctttgttttatctCTTATTAAAGAAACCAAGTCTATTTCAAAATCCACCatccaaaaaaggaaaaagaaaaaaatgtcacACACAGACCcagaatttaaaagaaaaatatctgaTAAACAAGCACGAGTCTCAAAagctgttaaaaaaaaaaaaaagaagaagctcaATTTCCAAAGAACCACCTTCCCCTCCCCCAACAGCCAATATTTGTGTTTCAACAGCGTTTTAGGATTTAAGgatcagaataaaaaaaatgaaagtgaactataatcaataatcatgctGAGTAGGCGTGAAACTAGTGTTTGCTTAAGGACAAAGAACAGCACGTTCACCTTCTTTCCTCTATATAATAATCAAAGCCAGAGATTGACCTCAAAAATACCATACACACACAGCGAAGCACACAACCCAATGAGAAAGGGATAGAGATGGTAAAGAGGGTTGTTGAGACTtgagagcaagaaagaaaataaaaaaccatgtttacctgtCTGTACAGGAAAGAGAACAAGGTGGCTGTACAATGAACAATTGGAACCAATTTGGTTTGGTCTTGATCTGAGTGTGCCCCCCTTCTCTCTCTCACACCATGTACTTGTTCAATTTTTAtacccttttttattcttttctcttgtttactttttttcttggCTTAATTTAAGCACATAACAAAACTAAATCGAATTTTCCCGATTTTCCCAGATACGCTGTTGTCCCCCTTCCACTTCACAGttcacacacacaacacaaaaaatataGTACATCAGTCAAGTTAagacctttttctctctctctctctctctctctcactcatTCATTCTTTGCAACAATGCTAATGAATTTCTTTTCACACCATCTGTGTCTCGCTGTCTGCTCCCCAAGTTGGTAATCTTTTTCAACAGGCTTAGCAGAAACTCAACCTCCCAATTCAAAGAACCACGAAGCACGAAGCGTTTGGTATGAACTATTATGGATCGTGGACCAGTGAGTGAATGAAGTGCTAACTAATTACCTTTTTGGTGTTTTTTCCAACTTTGGAACCTGTATGACAGAAAAGATTGAAACTTTACAGTCTCCACACTATCTTCACTTCAAGCACGACACTTTCATGCAACCcgaatcattttcattttttccctCACCTGGGTCTTTCTCAGTTCACCATTTTCTTGTACTTCTTTTGCGTTCCAACGTTAGAAATTGAAACggcaaagagagagagagaaacaaaaaggaggagagagaaaaaccaGAAACTGGAAATCGCAATCACAAATCTGAGCGATAATGACATGGCGACAAGGCGCGGATCTTATTCCCGCCTGAATTACCGGAAATACCCTCACcatattaattacttaattaattaattagttcgcTTGTCTTTGCTCTTATTGTGACTTTGAAGACTAATAAGCCAATGTTACCTTCACACAGTACAAGCagttattttagttatttttttaggttttctttctCAAACTAACACTACATTAGTTAATGTTTCATTATGAAAATGTGTTGCCCTTACCTCCTTCTACTTTTGCTAAATTTCTACTTTGCCCATTATTTGATTTAACTTTTTGCTTAAATGccattgtttgaaaaataaatcaaaggcgcagtaatatttatttccttctttttacattaaaattgtatgtttgtcaaaaatttattttgttttaaataatatttttattttttaaaactaataatcaaaataaaagagTCTTTACCCGTGAACATCGGTTTAATTGGTTGGTACAATATGTACTTTTTCCACCACTGTGTTACACTATCAACTTTCTCAAAGTCAACTAATATGGTTGTTGTTATTtgaatcataattttattaatgaatcataattttaattcattaataaaataataaaattatgaaattcgatttttttttatttttattttgaccaGAGGACAGAAAGTAAAAgacttcaaaagaaaaatattaaataaaattatttagattaagaaatgtgaatgaaaattaaaaaaaaaaaactaaatacatttattttttagtttatttatcttatcataataaaaaacgtaaatattaattaaaatttattaaaatattgttgagagcactaattaattaattatatttttctgcATAAAATTTTTTTCGttctttttttagaaatttaacacatgaattatgtttcttttaagttttattaagcgtttattttgcttgtttttctctcttttttctcattttttcattgtttttttaatcttaaaacaaGTTAAGAATAAAGGAGATCAAATTCTTTAACATAATTGCAAAACCtctatcaaaaataaaatataaagtccCTTTAAGCTTTTATGTTAGgaattgaaaattttacatcagataaaaataaaaatagttaaattacttatatactaactttttaaagttttaaattaaaatgacatcttatttctttatataGACGATTTATTGGTATCGAAACtctggattattttttttataaagtaaaacaatgcataaatttattattataaagttttaGATTAATACTAGTATTAgatatttcatataaatatttgtacacAATTTCTTCGTCTGAAAACATTTTATAGTCATCGTGATCTGAGTTTAAGTTTCTTTTgtgtttcaattatttatttaattcatatttaacaaaattacaaaaattaatgatagttattatagttaaatattattgaGAATGAGTTGTAAACAAGTATGGGAagcttataaataataaaagcatgtcTCACCAAAGCAAAATGATTCACATGATTAACAATGATAATTATAAGGttgttaattagtttttaattttctcatctCCTTAATAGAAGCTTGGTTACATGTTACTTTACAGaactttatagtttttttattgttctgATCTTCTCGTGCATGTGCCTCTAATACGACCAAATTAGCATGTTATATCCCTTTCTAAATGCAGATACTAGCTGGCAACAATCTCAtttcacataataataataataattaataaaatcattattctttattgattttcttggaaaaatttGGGATCAATTTTCACTGTGTaatttacttttacatttttgtaataaaattatagtttaatttttaagagctgtgattaaaatataaatttaagagttgacattaaaattatatgttccATCATGAGTTTAAAAATCTATGACTCACgtgtataaataaatacaagtataaaaaaaatagtaaatcattataaaaatatgggttaaatatgtttttagtccatgtactttggggtgattttggttttagtcactctttcaaacttacaatttagttcttcaactttagaaaactctggttttagccttttttttaccaaatttttttaactttatttattgtttcaagctTAACATTgaagcatttggattgtttaaactgttttacacatttttgctttaatgttaactgagaaacgctcTTTGAAAGagcaaataaaatttaaaaaatttgataaaaaagactaaaatcagagttttctaaagttgaaggactaaattgtaccttattttgaaagagaaactaaaatcaaaatcgtctcaaagtatggagactaaaaacatatttaaccttaaaaacATTAACTAGTGCATAccattgtagaaaaaaaaataccaaaaatgtATAACATGGTTACAATTGGTATATgaaaatgcaattttttttaataaaaaaggaaaaaaaaatatgttaacagCAAATGCTTATAACTTGTTTTGGATAGAATTTAATAATTGGATTAATTTGTTTCTATACTGTCTTTGTCATTTCATTATTAACTGTATATAAACTGGTTACAATGAATTTGGAAGATgcgaacaaataaaaaatacattttaagtGTAAAAACACGTTAAAATAGATAGACGTGATTCTATCCACTAATTTATTCTGcgtaatacatttaatttagaCTTGCAACTTGATCAGTCTAATCCTTTAATATTCgaaaatttatgattaaaagaaaatttgagaaaaacaaGTGcgtgaaaataatttaaaagtattaaattatattgGTTGATATGATTCATCATGTTAATTAATAACCATTATTACATAATCAATCTATGGTTTTTTTAACATATGATACGGGTTAGTGTTACACAATATATACAagaataaagtaatttttgtttatttttaatttaatttatttcctCCCTTTtacttaaacaaaaaatatccaaacaaataccttttttttttacttcttctaatctctataaaataatgttatataaagtttaaagtttaattaacaatctagtttttacatttatacttttgatttattttgattattatacctttttttaattaagttcttgtttttatagaaaatatatgatatttttttaaattaatattaatactatttaaaaatatcatttctcaaaatttaaatttgttaaataattatcaattataatt
Coding sequences:
- the LOC106770782 gene encoding histidine kinase 4, with amino-acid sequence MKSEQAGSNGKNTFIQAHRAWLPKLLMLWILLMALIGWCIYTKMDADTKVRRKEVLGSLCDQRARMLQDQFSVSVNHVHALAILVSTFHYYRTPSAIDQETFAEYTARTAFERPLLSGVAYAQRVVNSERESFEKQHGWVIKTMERKPSQVRDEYAPVIFAQETLSYLESLDMMSGEEDRENILRARATGKAVLTSPFKLLGSHHLGVVLTFPVYKSKLPTKPTMEERIKATAGYVGGSFDVESLVENLLGQLAGNQAILVNVYDITNFTDPLIMYGKQDEEGDMSLVHESKLDFGDPYRKHKMICRYHQKAPTNWIALTTAFLFFVILLLVGYILYSAGNRIVKVEDDFHKMAELKVRAESADIAKSQFLATVSHEIRTPMNGILGMLGLLLGTELSSTQLDYAQTAQACGMALIALINEVLDRAKIEAGKLELETVPFDIRSILDDVLSLFSEKSRHKGLELAVFVSDKVPDIVMGDPGRFRQIVTNLVGNSVKFTERGHILVKVHLAENRMSTMNGKMETFLNGRSDEVVHVSSGGYNFKTLSGHEAADERNSWDNFKHLIADEEFFFDDSVKKVASESYEQVTLMVSVEDTGNGIPFIAQDKIFMPFVQADSSTSRHYGGTGIGLSISKCLVELMGGEISFISRPQVGSTFSFTADFGTIKKNSITDMKKHNLEDLRSSFRGFKAIVVDGKPVRAAVTRYHLKRLGIQAKVANSINKAVSLCGKNWSLTSGIFQPDMIFVEKDSWICGEDGIFNVWQLDWKQNGHMFKIPQMILLATNITNTEFDKAKAAGFSDTVIMKPLRASMVAACLQQVLGTGKKRQLGKDTGSSFARSLLCGKKILVVDDNRVNRRVAAGALQNFGAHVTCAESGKIALEMLQLPHNFDACFMDIQMPEMDGFQATGKIREMERKANELLMNGECGEGNGWKKEYHLPILAMTADVIQATYEKCVECGMDGYVTKPFEEENLYQAVAKFFNPKPTSDNSLQNGNRTGKAP